From the genome of Rhodobacteraceae bacterium Araon29, one region includes:
- a CDS encoding amidohydrolase, whose protein sequence is MPVKNRLAELHPEITEWRRDIHQHPEILFDTQRTSALVADKLRSFGADEVVTGIGRTGVVAVIKGKSNASGKTIGLRADMDALPIEEQTGLEYASKTPGAMHACGHDGHTAMLLGAAKYLSETRNFDGTAVVIFQPAEEGGGGGKEMCDDGMMEQFGIDEVYGMHNWPQMPAGQFAIRSGAFFAASDMFDIKITGKGGHAAKPQETIDPTVVASHLVLALQSIVSRNANPVDQMVVSVTSFETSSTAFNVIPESVHLRGTVRTLSVEMRDLAEKRLIELAEGTAAAFGASADAEYRRTYPVMSNSNAQTEFAAKVAESVSGACAEADLVMGGEDFSFMLEERPGAYILIGNGDTAAVHNPNYNFNDDAIPAGCSWWAEIIEQRMPAA, encoded by the coding sequence ATGCCCGTAAAAAATCGTTTGGCAGAATTGCATCCCGAAATTACTGAATGGCGCCGCGACATTCACCAGCATCCAGAAATTCTTTTCGACACACAGCGCACCTCTGCGCTGGTGGCCGATAAGCTGCGCAGCTTTGGTGCAGATGAGGTTGTGACCGGCATTGGTCGCACCGGCGTTGTCGCAGTGATCAAAGGCAAATCAAACGCCTCGGGCAAAACCATTGGACTGCGCGCTGATATGGACGCTTTGCCGATCGAGGAACAAACCGGACTTGAGTACGCCAGTAAAACGCCAGGCGCGATGCATGCCTGCGGCCATGACGGCCACACCGCGATGCTTTTGGGCGCGGCGAAGTACCTCAGCGAAACACGTAATTTTGACGGAACTGCAGTGGTGATTTTCCAGCCCGCCGAAGAAGGTGGCGGCGGCGGCAAAGAAATGTGCGACGACGGCATGATGGAGCAGTTTGGCATTGATGAGGTTTACGGCATGCACAATTGGCCGCAAATGCCGGCTGGTCAGTTTGCCATTCGCTCAGGCGCATTTTTTGCTGCGTCAGACATGTTTGATATTAAAATTACCGGTAAAGGCGGTCATGCCGCTAAACCGCAAGAGACCATTGATCCAACCGTCGTTGCCAGCCATCTAGTGCTTGCACTGCAATCTATTGTTAGCAGAAATGCAAACCCCGTGGACCAAATGGTGGTTTCTGTCACCTCTTTTGAAACCTCTTCCACCGCGTTTAATGTGATTCCAGAATCCGTCCACCTGCGTGGTACGGTACGCACATTAAGCGTGGAAATGCGCGATTTGGCAGAAAAGCGTTTGATCGAGCTTGCGGAAGGCACCGCAGCGGCGTTTGGCGCCAGTGCGGATGCAGAATATCGCCGCACCTATCCAGTTATGAGCAACTCAAACGCTCAAACCGAGTTCGCGGCCAAAGTGGCTGAAAGTGTATCCGGCGCCTGTGCAGAAGCCGATTTGGTGATGGGCGGCGAAGATTTTTCTTTCATGCTGGAAGAGCGCCCTGGCGCATATATCCTAATTGGCAATGGCGATACCGCTGCGGTGCATAATCCGAACTACAATTTTAACGATGATGCGATCCCCGCCGGGTGCAGTTGGTGGGCCGAGATTATTGAGCAACGTATGCCGGCGGCCTAA
- the rpsF gene encoding 30S ribosomal protein S6 gives MPLYEHVFISRQDLSNAQAEGLVEHFTTVLADNGGKVVESEYWGVKTMAYKINKNRKGHYAFLKTDAPSEAVQEMERLMRLHEDVMRILTIKVDEHNAGPSVQMQKREERGERRERRA, from the coding sequence ATGCCGCTTTATGAGCATGTCTTTATCTCGCGTCAGGACTTGTCCAACGCGCAGGCTGAAGGCCTAGTTGAACACTTCACTACAGTATTGGCAGACAACGGCGGCAAAGTCGTCGAAAGCGAATATTGGGGGGTCAAAACAATGGCCTATAAAATTAATAAAAATCGCAAAGGGCATTACGCTTTTCTGAAAACCGATGCCCCCTCAGAAGCGGTCCAGGAAATGGAACGCCTGATGCGTCTGCATGAAGACGTGATGCGCATTCTGACCATCAAAGTCGATGAACATAATGCGGGACCATCCGTGCAGATGCAAAAACGCGAAGAACGTGGCGAACGTCGCGAACGGCGCGCGTGA
- the rpsR gene encoding 30S ribosomal protein S18, with the protein MTNKPFFRRRKVCPFSGDNAPAIDYKDTKLLQRYISERGKIVPSRITAVSAKKQRELARAIKRARFLALLPYAVK; encoded by the coding sequence ATGACAAATAAACCATTTTTCCGTCGTCGCAAAGTGTGCCCCTTCTCTGGAGACAACGCACCGGCGATTGATTACAAAGACACCAAACTGTTGCAGCGCTATATCTCAGAGCGCGGCAAAATTGTTCCCTCGCGGATCACTGCAGTTTCGGCAAAAAAACAACGTGAATTGGCCCGCGCGATCAAACGTGCACGGTTTCTGGCGCTGTTGCCTTACGCTGTGAAATAA
- the rplI gene encoding 50S ribosomal protein L9: MQVILMERVAKLGQMGDVVDVKSGYARNYLLPQGKALTASKYNIAQFETQKAQLEARNLDTRTEAEDLASRLDGQTFIVIRSASDSGALYGSVTPRDAAEVASEGGFSVERKQITSLRPIKELGLHEMNVRLHPEVAATIVLNVARSAEEAVLQAEGKSIQELAAEEEAAAEFEIAELFDDMGAAAAEDFGSDDDQGPSKDAAPEAEPAAES, encoded by the coding sequence ATGCAAGTTATCCTCATGGAACGGGTCGCCAAATTGGGCCAAATGGGTGATGTGGTCGATGTAAAATCGGGCTACGCACGCAACTATCTTTTGCCCCAAGGCAAAGCACTGACCGCGTCGAAATATAATATCGCCCAGTTTGAAACCCAAAAGGCTCAGCTGGAAGCACGCAATCTCGACACACGCACAGAAGCAGAAGATCTTGCCTCACGGCTTGATGGTCAAACCTTTATCGTGATTCGCTCTGCATCAGATAGCGGTGCGCTTTACGGATCAGTGACCCCGCGTGATGCAGCAGAAGTTGCCAGCGAAGGTGGTTTTAGCGTTGAACGCAAACAAATCACATCGCTTAGACCGATCAAAGAATTGGGTCTGCATGAAATGAACGTCAGGCTGCACCCAGAAGTTGCTGCAACGATCGTGTTGAACGTAGCGCGTTCTGCTGAAGAAGCTGTGTTGCAGGCAGAAGGTAAATCCATTCAGGAACTGGCCGCCGAAGAAGAGGCAGCCGCTGAATTCGAGATTGCAGAACTGTTTGACGATATGGGCGCTGCCGCTGCTGAAGACTTTGGATCCGATGACGACCAAGGCCCAAGCAAAGATGCAGCCCCTGAAGCGGAGCCAGCCGCCGAGAGTTAA
- a CDS encoding acetolactate synthase 3 large subunit yields the protein MTRQMSGAKMVVQALKDQGVDTVFGYPGGAVLPIYDEVFQQNDIRHILVRHEQGAVHAAEGYARATGKPGVVLVTSGPGATNAVTGLTDALMDSIPIVVLTGQVPTFMIGSDAFQEADTVGITRPCTKHNWLVKDTAKLPDIIHQAFHVATAGRPGPVLVDIPKDVQFASAEYTPKTKAKTNHYQPRTKGDLDQITALVEALEIAERPILYTGGGVINSGTSASQLLRELVAATHFPITSTLMGLGAYPASGKNWLGMLGMHGLYEANLAMHDCDLMINIGARFDDRITGRLDAFSPNSRKAHIDIDPSSINKVIRVDIPIIGDIAHVLEDLLNIWKARGRKTNSAALKSWWSQIEEWKKVRCLDFQPSKKTIKPQHALMRLEELTKHRKDRFICTEVGQHQMWAAQYLGFEDPNHWMTSGGLGTMGYGFPASIGVQMAHPEALVINVAGEASWLMNMQEMGTAVQYRLPVKQFILNNERLGMVRQWQELLHGERYSHSWSEALPDFVKLAEAFGAKGILCTDPKDLDDAIMEMLAYDGPVIFDCLVEKHENCFPMIPSGEPHNKMLLGEANTKDAIGSSGAVMV from the coding sequence ATGACACGCCAGATGAGCGGAGCAAAAATGGTAGTTCAAGCGCTGAAAGATCAGGGCGTTGACACAGTTTTCGGATATCCCGGCGGCGCTGTGCTACCGATTTATGACGAAGTGTTCCAGCAAAACGACATTCGCCATATTCTTGTGCGGCACGAGCAAGGCGCGGTTCATGCAGCCGAAGGCTACGCGCGGGCAACCGGCAAGCCAGGCGTTGTTTTGGTCACCTCGGGTCCGGGCGCTACAAATGCTGTCACCGGTTTGACCGACGCTTTGATGGATTCGATCCCGATCGTTGTCCTCACGGGACAGGTTCCCACCTTTATGATCGGCTCTGATGCCTTTCAAGAGGCTGATACCGTTGGCATCACCCGCCCCTGCACCAAACATAATTGGCTGGTGAAAGACACAGCAAAGCTGCCGGATATAATCCATCAGGCTTTTCATGTCGCAACCGCTGGCAGGCCCGGTCCCGTTTTGGTGGATATTCCAAAAGATGTTCAATTTGCTTCCGCGGAATACACCCCAAAAACTAAAGCAAAAACAAATCACTACCAACCCCGCACCAAAGGCGATCTAGATCAGATAACCGCTTTGGTAGAAGCGCTTGAAATTGCTGAACGGCCGATTTTATATACCGGCGGCGGAGTGATAAACTCTGGCACCTCTGCAAGCCAGTTGCTGCGCGAATTGGTTGCAGCCACGCACTTTCCCATCACCTCTACCCTAATGGGGCTTGGCGCTTATCCCGCCTCGGGAAAAAACTGGCTTGGAATGTTGGGGATGCATGGTCTTTATGAAGCCAACTTGGCGATGCATGATTGCGATTTAATGATCAATATAGGCGCGCGCTTTGACGATCGGATCACCGGACGGCTTGACGCCTTTAGCCCCAATTCACGCAAGGCCCACATCGATATAGACCCCTCATCGATTAACAAGGTGATCCGTGTCGATATCCCGATCATCGGTGATATTGCCCATGTCCTAGAGGATTTGTTGAACATCTGGAAAGCGCGCGGCCGTAAAACAAACTCAGCTGCCCTAAAATCATGGTGGAGCCAAATAGAAGAGTGGAAAAAAGTTAGATGTCTTGATTTCCAACCGAGCAAAAAGACCATAAAACCGCAGCATGCGCTAATGCGGCTCGAAGAACTGACAAAACATCGCAAAGACCGGTTTATTTGCACCGAAGTTGGCCAACACCAAATGTGGGCCGCGCAGTATTTAGGCTTTGAGGATCCAAACCATTGGATGACATCAGGCGGTCTGGGCACTATGGGCTATGGGTTTCCAGCCTCGATCGGTGTCCAAATGGCCCACCCAGAGGCGTTGGTGATCAACGTTGCCGGCGAAGCTAGTTGGCTGATGAACATGCAAGAGATGGGCACCGCCGTGCAATACCGGCTGCCGGTTAAACAGTTTATTCTTAATAATGAACGGCTTGGAATGGTGCGCCAATGGCAAGAGCTGCTGCATGGTGAACGGTATTCGCACAGCTGGTCCGAGGCCCTGCCAGATTTTGTGAAATTGGCAGAAGCCTTCGGTGCCAAAGGCATTTTATGCACAGACCCTAAAGATCTTGATGATGCAATTATGGAAATGCTCGCCTATGATGGGCCTGTCATCTTTGATTGTTTGGTGGAAAAACATGAAAACTGTTTCCCAATGATCCCTTCTGGCGAGCCGCATAATAAAATGCTCTTGGGCGAAGCCAACACCAAAGATGCCATCGGCAGCAGTGGCGCTGTAATGGTATAA
- the ilvN gene encoding acetolactate synthase small subunit, producing the protein MSALRIKKGSSKHSAYNLRSNFGEESETHTLAVLVDNEAGVLARVIGLFSGRGYNIDSLTVAEVDHQGHLSRITIVTTGTPQVIEQIIAQLGRIVPVHEVHDLTVEGTSVERELALLKVDGKGEKRVEALRLADIFRANVVDSTLKSFVFQITGTPDKVDAFAELMRPLGLSEIARTGVAALSRGGAEPTE; encoded by the coding sequence ATGTCCGCTTTGAGAATTAAAAAAGGTTCGTCCAAACATTCGGCCTATAACCTAAGGTCAAACTTTGGGGAAGAAAGCGAAACCCATACATTGGCTGTGCTGGTGGATAATGAAGCCGGGGTTTTGGCCCGCGTTATTGGTTTATTCTCCGGGCGCGGCTATAATATCGACAGCCTGACAGTAGCAGAGGTTGACCATCAGGGCCACCTAAGCCGGATCACCATTGTCACCACTGGCACACCTCAGGTTATTGAGCAAATCATAGCTCAACTGGGCCGGATAGTTCCAGTTCATGAAGTCCATGACCTTACGGTAGAAGGCACTTCGGTTGAAAGAGAACTGGCGCTGTTAAAAGTAGACGGGAAAGGCGAAAAACGCGTTGAAGCGCTGCGCCTGGCGGATATTTTTCGCGCAAATGTAGTTGATAGCACATTGAAAAGCTTTGTGTTTCAAATCACAGGGACACCTGATAAGGTTGACGCCTTTGCCGAATTGATGCGTCCCTTGGGCCTGAGTGAAATTGCTCGAACAGGGGTCGCGGCGCTGTCGCGTGGCGGTGCCGAGCCAACTGAGTGA
- a CDS encoding helix-turn-helix domain-containing protein, protein MSPNSSATNTIMSPIELRAVFGQNLRILCQKHSSISSICRDLGINRTQFNRYLSGESFPRPDVLHKICTFFKTDARILLEPLQQIEARSEGALSHPEMREYFGPKETDILPEIFPSGFFRFSRHSFGEKNRFVQGLIFVYKKNYQMFLRGMEAKEAVAGQGLDANAKTREFRGFVIAQEGGVAMLAFRRGSTSCSFSYLSPTPSFQNNFWLGYTTRTFPEHINCTRVTRLVFEHLGQKRSEIMATARQAGICESDNLWPYHRTLLRPNEAFS, encoded by the coding sequence ATGTCCCCCAATTCAAGTGCAACAAACACAATCATGTCCCCCATAGAATTGCGTGCCGTTTTCGGTCAAAACCTGCGTATTTTGTGCCAGAAACATTCTTCGATTTCGTCAATTTGCCGAGACCTTGGGATCAACCGCACACAATTCAATCGCTATCTATCAGGGGAAAGCTTTCCCCGACCTGATGTCTTGCATAAAATTTGTACTTTTTTTAAAACCGATGCGCGCATACTACTTGAGCCTCTTCAACAAATCGAAGCGCGAAGCGAAGGTGCACTTAGCCACCCGGAAATGCGCGAATATTTTGGCCCAAAAGAAACTGATATCTTGCCCGAAATTTTTCCCAGCGGTTTTTTTCGTTTCTCAAGGCATAGCTTTGGTGAAAAAAACCGTTTTGTTCAGGGTCTAATTTTTGTCTATAAAAAGAATTATCAGATGTTTCTCCGTGGGATGGAAGCCAAAGAAGCCGTTGCAGGTCAAGGATTGGATGCAAATGCCAAAACCCGCGAATTTAGAGGGTTTGTCATTGCTCAAGAGGGCGGCGTTGCAATGCTCGCCTTTCGGCGCGGATCTACGTCATGTTCCTTTAGCTATCTTTCTCCCACACCCTCTTTTCAAAACAATTTTTGGCTTGGCTACACTACAAGAACCTTTCCAGAGCATATAAATTGTACCCGTGTGACGCGCTTGGTTTTTGAACATCTGGGCCAAAAACGCTCTGAAATAATGGCTACGGCGAGACAAGCCGGTATTTGTGAAAGTGATAATCTTTGGCCCTATCACCGAACATTGCTACGCCCCAATGAAGCATTCTCTTAA
- a CDS encoding Rieske 2Fe-2S domain-containing protein has product MTQPTNLSSVRRPVAQANGLPNEHYINSDIFDEEKHALLFKKWAGLAVGADVPDPGDAVPITFLGMPLLLIRDRSNQIRVFQNTCRHRGMILVETPQKIEGAIRCPYHSWCYTTDGRLVSTPHVGGPGHNTHKDIDRSTLGLIEIRSHIWRDVVWVNINGKAAPFEQAMRDVIQRWSEFDQPMYHGGTDSRFELKLKCNWKLAVENFCESYHLPWIHPGLNSYSRLEDHYNIENYGHYSGQGTLVYRQIEGENGARFPDFSGLSEKWQTSAEYISVYPNVLLGVQRDHAFAILLIPDGPENTVEKIHLYYPSNATDAALRAKNTEQWKGVFKEDIFVVEGMQRGRHGAQFDGGRFSPVMDSPTHCFHDWTAQNVQAHRTASQKSG; this is encoded by the coding sequence GTGACGCAACCCACGAATTTATCTTCCGTGCGCCGCCCGGTTGCACAGGCAAATGGCTTGCCGAATGAACATTATATTAATAGCGATATCTTTGACGAAGAAAAACATGCCTTGTTGTTTAAAAAATGGGCTGGTCTAGCTGTTGGTGCGGATGTTCCAGACCCTGGTGACGCCGTGCCAATAACCTTTTTGGGAATGCCGCTTCTCTTAATTCGCGATCGCTCCAACCAAATTCGGGTGTTTCAGAACACCTGCAGACACCGCGGCATGATCCTGGTTGAGACGCCGCAAAAAATCGAAGGCGCTATTCGCTGCCCCTACCACAGTTGGTGCTATACCACCGATGGCCGGCTGGTGAGCACCCCTCATGTGGGCGGCCCCGGGCATAACACTCATAAAGATATCGACCGCTCAACGCTTGGCCTTATCGAAATTCGCAGCCATATTTGGCGCGACGTCGTATGGGTGAACATAAACGGTAAAGCCGCTCCATTTGAACAGGCGATGCGCGATGTCATCCAGCGCTGGTCCGAATTTGATCAACCGATGTATCATGGTGGCACCGACAGCCGGTTTGAACTCAAACTAAAGTGCAATTGGAAACTTGCCGTTGAAAATTTTTGTGAAAGCTACCACTTGCCTTGGATTCACCCCGGCTTGAATAGTTATTCAAGGCTTGAAGATCACTACAATATAGAAAACTATGGGCACTATTCAGGTCAGGGAACGTTGGTATATCGCCAGATTGAGGGTGAAAATGGCGCGCGTTTTCCCGATTTCTCAGGTCTAAGCGAAAAGTGGCAAACCTCGGCGGAATATATTTCCGTTTATCCAAATGTACTGCTCGGTGTTCAGCGAGACCATGCTTTTGCGATACTCCTAATACCCGATGGTCCGGAAAACACAGTTGAAAAGATACATCTATACTATCCTTCAAACGCGACTGATGCTGCTTTGCGCGCAAAAAATACAGAGCAGTGGAAAGGTGTGTTTAAGGAAGATATCTTTGTGGTCGAAGGCATGCAACGCGGGCGCCATGGTGCCCAGTTTGACGGGGGCCGATTCTCACCCGTAATGGATTCTCCGACCCACTGCTTTCACGACTGGACCGCACAAAACGTTCAGGCCCATCGAACAGCCAGCCAAAAGAGCGGATGA
- a CDS encoding AbrB family transcriptional regulator, with protein MYFKNCIPTIALLALGGLGGFIASLTFMPLPWMLGALIATAGFTIARPDSLPNTYKFPMLLRMLFIAVIGVMIGAQVTPDLMARAPLMILSLIGLSVFVPIGFIANLWIFRRLGGYDPMTAFFCSAPGGLLESIAMGEARGCDIQLLTLQQFLRIIMVIMIVPMLMSVWIGAPVGSAAGVQITTGVQADMTVQQMMISAAVVFAGLIFGLKLKIPAGQLMGPLLIAAAVSLSGLATPQLPEGLITIAQMVIGTALGSRFTGLKRYMLLRGIALSFASVAAMLLIALAICLILSAFQPLPFDVLLISFAPGGLIEMSLIALSLNANPALVSLHHMYRILLTVFGLHALQRYLPPKS; from the coding sequence ATGTATTTTAAGAATTGTATACCCACCATTGCCCTGCTGGCACTCGGCGGGCTCGGAGGTTTTATTGCCAGCCTCACATTCATGCCCCTGCCTTGGATGCTTGGCGCGTTGATTGCAACCGCGGGCTTCACAATTGCTCGCCCTGATAGCCTGCCCAATACCTATAAATTCCCAATGCTATTGCGCATGCTCTTTATTGCGGTAATCGGGGTGATGATCGGCGCTCAGGTCACACCAGACCTCATGGCGCGCGCGCCCTTGATGATCCTGAGCTTGATCGGCCTCAGTGTTTTTGTACCCATTGGTTTTATAGCTAATTTGTGGATTTTTCGCCGCTTGGGTGGTTATGATCCAATGACGGCATTTTTTTGCAGCGCACCGGGCGGATTGCTGGAAAGTATCGCGATGGGCGAAGCACGTGGTTGCGATATCCAACTTCTCACTCTGCAACAGTTTTTGCGTATTATTATGGTCATTATGATCGTGCCAATGCTTATGTCGGTATGGATCGGCGCACCCGTAGGCAGCGCCGCTGGGGTGCAAATCACCACTGGGGTTCAGGCCGATATGACTGTGCAACAAATGATGATTAGCGCAGCGGTCGTATTTGCCGGACTGATCTTTGGTCTCAAGCTTAAAATCCCTGCCGGACAACTGATGGGGCCACTTTTAATCGCAGCAGCCGTCAGCCTTTCGGGGCTGGCCACACCGCAACTACCCGAAGGCTTGATCACAATCGCGCAAATGGTGATCGGTACAGCGCTTGGCTCCCGATTTACAGGTCTGAAACGTTATATGCTGTTGCGCGGGATCGCACTTAGTTTTGCCAGTGTGGCAGCTATGCTTTTAATCGCTCTTGCAATTTGCCTTATACTGAGTGCTTTTCAACCCTTACCATTTGACGTTTTACTGATTAGCTTTGCCCCCGGAGGCCTAATAGAAATGTCCCTGATCGCTCTGAGCCTCAACGCCAATCCCGCTTTGGTCAGCCTGCACCATATGTACCGCATACTTTTGACCGTTTTTGGATTGCACGCCTTGCAGCGGTATTTACCGCCAAAAAGTTAA
- a CDS encoding ATP-binding cassette domain-containing protein: MARVPLLQLNDIALTFGGNPVFDRLDLVIHPGERLALVGRNGSGKSTLMKVMAGLAEPDRGARVMPPGLAAGYMEQDPAMTGFTTLGDFATSGLEPGELYRVERAAEGLKFDPERLVETASGGERRRAALAKLMAEAPDLLLLDEPTNHLDIEAITWLEAELKTSKAGFVLISHDRAFLNALSRATLWIDRGQVRRNEQGFDGFEAWRDKLWQDEDMQRHKMDRKIKSEGRWAVEGISARRKRNQGRLRALHSLRAERAGMIRRQGTAAMALNAGPKSGRKVIEARDVVKSFGEILILRRFSITIQRGDRIALVGPNGVGKTTLLRLLMGELDPDQGQIKHGTNLVPAVFDQNRSQLDPEMTLWDSLTGDPAMRVSGKADQVLVRGAPKHVVGYLKEFLFDEEQARAPVRSLSGGEKARLLLAKIMARESNLLVLDEPTNDLDVETLDLLQELLDDYQGTVILVSHDRDFLDRVATTTIAMEGQGRTVAYAGGWSDYQAQKQVTPTPVKPAATKAKPEVKTAQQAEKPGLTFTERHRLESLPAEIEKLGAEITKLEEYLSVPDLYQQAPVKFQKASAALVERQQALQIAEDDWLTLEEKNQP; the protein is encoded by the coding sequence ATGGCACGAGTTCCATTATTACAGCTTAACGATATTGCGCTGACATTTGGCGGAAATCCGGTCTTTGACCGGCTGGACCTCGTAATTCACCCTGGTGAACGGCTTGCTTTGGTCGGGCGCAATGGATCAGGAAAATCGACCTTGATGAAAGTGATGGCCGGTCTGGCAGAGCCGGACCGCGGTGCGCGTGTGATGCCGCCGGGTTTGGCGGCAGGATATATGGAGCAAGACCCAGCTATGACTGGCTTTACCACTTTGGGTGATTTTGCCACGAGCGGGCTAGAGCCTGGGGAACTTTACCGCGTAGAGCGTGCAGCGGAAGGGTTAAAATTTGATCCAGAGCGCTTGGTGGAAACCGCATCCGGCGGAGAGCGCCGCCGCGCAGCTTTGGCCAAGTTGATGGCCGAAGCGCCGGATTTGCTGTTATTGGATGAGCCCACAAACCATTTGGACATTGAAGCCATCACCTGGCTGGAAGCCGAGTTAAAGACCAGCAAAGCCGGCTTTGTTTTAATCAGCCATGATCGGGCTTTTCTAAATGCACTCAGCCGCGCGACCTTGTGGATTGATCGTGGGCAGGTGCGGCGCAATGAACAGGGATTTGACGGGTTTGAGGCTTGGCGAGACAAGCTGTGGCAAGACGAAGACATGCAGCGCCATAAAATGGACCGCAAGATAAAATCTGAGGGTCGGTGGGCAGTGGAAGGCATCAGTGCGCGGCGCAAACGCAATCAAGGGCGGTTACGGGCGCTACATAGCCTGCGGGCAGAGCGGGCGGGGATGATCCGCCGGCAAGGCACAGCGGCGATGGCGCTAAATGCGGGGCCAAAGTCCGGCCGTAAGGTCATTGAGGCCAGAGATGTTGTGAAATCTTTTGGTGAGATACTTATCTTGCGCCGGTTTTCGATCACCATTCAGCGTGGAGATCGGATCGCGCTTGTGGGACCAAACGGAGTGGGGAAAACCACGTTGCTGCGGCTTTTGATGGGCGAGCTTGATCCGGACCAAGGTCAGATTAAACATGGCACCAATCTGGTCCCTGCTGTTTTTGACCAAAACCGCAGCCAACTTGATCCGGAGATGACGCTTTGGGACAGCCTGACGGGTGATCCGGCAATGCGGGTATCGGGCAAAGCCGATCAGGTATTGGTGCGCGGCGCGCCAAAACATGTGGTGGGGTATTTAAAAGAGTTTCTGTTCGACGAAGAACAGGCCCGTGCGCCTGTGCGCTCGCTGTCGGGGGGCGAAAAGGCACGGCTATTGCTTGCCAAGATCATGGCGAGGGAAAGCAATCTTTTGGTGCTTGACGAGCCGACCAATGATCTTGATGTGGAAACGCTTGATTTGCTGCAAGAGCTGCTGGATGATTATCAGGGAACGGTGATTTTGGTTAGTCACGACCGCGATTTTCTGGACCGTGTGGCCACAACAACCATCGCGATGGAAGGCCAAGGGCGCACGGTCGCCTATGCTGGTGGCTGGTCAGATTATCAAGCTCAGAAACAGGTTACACCGACCCCGGTAAAACCCGCAGCGACCAAAGCCAAACCAGAGGTGAAAACCGCGCAGCAAGCAGAAAAGCCGGGGCTTACATTTACTGAGCGGCATCGGCTTGAAAGCCTCCCTGCGGAGATTGAAAAGTTGGGGGCGGAAATCACCAAGCTTGAAGAGTACCTGTCTGTGCCCGATCTTTACCAGCAGGCGCCGGTTAAATTTCAAAAAGCAAGTGCGGCACTGGTTGAACGGCAACAAGCCTTGCAGATTGCGGAAGACGATTGGCTTACATTGGAAGAAAAAAACCAGCCTTGA
- a CDS encoding GNAT family N-acetyltransferase, whose product MKGQSLEKRISKKYRVRLADKPSDILAAQKLRHLAFGLRAPSGLDVDEFDPVCAHVLLEECKTNRLVCCYRLLHLNGGSEIEKSYSAQHYELSALHSYSGKLVEMGRFCIHPEVKDPDVLRLAWGALAKYVDKEGVELLFGCASFQGTDATAYLDAFAVLRDKYLAPKRWLPRVKAPRVFRFAARLRRKPDMRQALRKMPPLLRSYLMMGGWVSDHAVVDSQMNTLHVFTGIEIGSIPAVRRRLLQALS is encoded by the coding sequence ATGAAGGGGCAGTCTTTGGAAAAGCGGATCAGCAAAAAATACCGCGTCAGGTTGGCTGATAAACCAAGTGACATTTTAGCGGCACAAAAGCTGCGGCATCTCGCATTTGGTTTAAGGGCGCCAAGCGGCCTTGATGTGGATGAGTTTGATCCAGTCTGTGCTCATGTTTTGTTAGAAGAGTGCAAAACCAACCGACTTGTGTGCTGCTACCGGCTTTTGCACTTGAATGGTGGCTCAGAGATTGAAAAAAGCTACTCTGCGCAGCACTATGAGCTTTCTGCGCTGCATTCATATAGTGGTAAACTTGTCGAAATGGGGCGCTTTTGTATCCATCCAGAGGTCAAAGACCCTGATGTGCTCAGGTTAGCGTGGGGTGCGCTTGCCAAATACGTTGATAAAGAAGGCGTCGAGCTTTTGTTTGGCTGCGCGTCTTTTCAGGGCACAGATGCAACAGCATATCTTGATGCATTTGCTGTGCTTCGAGATAAATATCTTGCCCCAAAGCGCTGGCTTCCACGGGTAAAAGCCCCAAGGGTTTTTCGTTTTGCGGCCCGGCTGCGCCGCAAACCTGATATGAGGCAGGCCCTGCGCAAAATGCCGCCACTGCTGCGCAGTTATTTAATGATGGGGGGCTGGGTCAGTGATCATGCTGTGGTCGATTCTCAGATGAATACGCTGCACGTCTTTACGGGTATAGAAATTGGGTCAATTCCGGCCGTGCGAAGACGGCTTTTGCAAGCTCTCTCTTGA